From a region of the Panicum virgatum strain AP13 chromosome 2K, P.virgatum_v5, whole genome shotgun sequence genome:
- the LOC120694540 gene encoding serine/arginine-rich splicing factor SC35-like isoform X2, which yields MSRFGRSGPPPIRDTYSLLVLNITFRTTADDLFPLFDKYGEVVDIYIPRDRRTGDSRGFAFVRYKYEDEAQKAVDRLDGAPVLLTSGNRCLPSAGCDWIVVHFVRVLFAGRVVDGREIMVQFAKYGPNAERINKGRIVEPLPRSRGRSRSHSPRRWYRDDYRDDYRDRDYRRRSRSRSRDRYSRDSYRERDYRHRSRSRSPDGYKKHGRDSLSPPRRSPSRSRSRSRSYSPDDNKRRGRDSASPASRSPSRTPPCKTSPSPERSPVRREHNDDRSPRSRSPST from the exons ATGTCGCGCTTCGGGCGATCCGGCCCGCCGCCAATCCGCGACACCTACTCCCTCCTCGTCCTCAACATTACCTTCC GAACGACCGCTGATGACCTCTTCCCGCTATTCGACAAGTATGGCGAGGTCGTCGACATCTACATCCCCAGGGACCGCAG GACTGGTGACTCCCGAGGGTTCGCGTTCGTGAGGTACAAGTACGAGGACGAGGCGCAGAAGGCAGTTGATAGGCTCGATGGTGCGCCTGTGCTCCTTACCTCTGGAAATAGATGTTTGCCATCTGCGGGGTGTGATTGGATTGTTGTTCACTTCGTGCGTGTTTTGTTTGCAGGGAGAGTGGTAGATGGGAGAGAGATCATGGTGCAGTTTGCCAAATATGGCCCAAATGCTGAACGGAT TAATAAAGGGAGAATAGTGGAGCCACTAccaaggtcaagaggccgttCCAGAAGCCACAGTCCAAGACGGTG GTACCGTGATGATTATCGAGATGATTACCGGGATAGAGATTATAGAAGGCGAAGTCGGAGTCGGAGTAGAGATAGGTATTCACGTGACAGTTACAGAGAGAGGGATTATCGTCACCGTAGCAGGAGTCGCAGCCCTGATGGTTACAAGAAGCATGGGAGAGACAG TTTGTCTCCTCCACGTAGAAGTCCTAGTCGTAGCCGAAGCCGAAGTCGCAGCTACAGTCCTGATGATAACAAGAGGCGTGGCAGAGACAG TGCATCACCTGCGAGTAGGAGCCCTAGCCGCACCCCACCTTGCAAGACATCACCTTCTCCTGAGAGATCTCCTGTCAGGCGCGAGCACAATGATGACCGGTCTCCACGTTCTCGGAGCCCTTCGACATGA
- the LOC120694540 gene encoding serine/arginine-rich splicing factor SC35-like isoform X3 has protein sequence MSRFGRSGPPPIRDTYSLLVLNITFRTTADDLFPLFDKYGEVVDIYIPRDRRTGDSRGFAFVRYKYEDEAQKAVDRLDGRVVDGREIMVQFAKYGPNAERINKGRIVEPLPRSRGRSRSHSPRRWYRDDYRDDYRDRDYRRRSRSRSRDRYSRDSYRERDYRHRSRSRSPDGYKKHGRDSLSPPRRSPSRSRSRSRSYSPDDNKRRGRDSSASPASRSPSRTPPCKTSPSPERSPVRREHNDDRSPRSRSPST, from the exons ATGTCGCGCTTCGGGCGATCCGGCCCGCCGCCAATCCGCGACACCTACTCCCTCCTCGTCCTCAACATTACCTTCC GAACGACCGCTGATGACCTCTTCCCGCTATTCGACAAGTATGGCGAGGTCGTCGACATCTACATCCCCAGGGACCGCAG GACTGGTGACTCCCGAGGGTTCGCGTTCGTGAGGTACAAGTACGAGGACGAGGCGCAGAAGGCAGTTGATAGGCTCGATG GGAGAGTGGTAGATGGGAGAGAGATCATGGTGCAGTTTGCCAAATATGGCCCAAATGCTGAACGGAT TAATAAAGGGAGAATAGTGGAGCCACTAccaaggtcaagaggccgttCCAGAAGCCACAGTCCAAGACGGTG GTACCGTGATGATTATCGAGATGATTACCGGGATAGAGATTATAGAAGGCGAAGTCGGAGTCGGAGTAGAGATAGGTATTCACGTGACAGTTACAGAGAGAGGGATTATCGTCACCGTAGCAGGAGTCGCAGCCCTGATGGTTACAAGAAGCATGGGAGAGACAG TTTGTCTCCTCCACGTAGAAGTCCTAGTCGTAGCCGAAGCCGAAGTCGCAGCTACAGTCCTGATGATAACAAGAGGCGTGGCAGAGACAG CAGTGCATCACCTGCGAGTAGGAGCCCTAGCCGCACCCCACCTTGCAAGACATCACCTTCTCCTGAGAGATCTCCTGTCAGGCGCGAGCACAATGATGACCGGTCTCCACGTTCTCGGAGCCCTTCGACATGA
- the LOC120694540 gene encoding serine/arginine-rich splicing factor SC35-like isoform X1, producing the protein MSRFGRSGPPPIRDTYSLLVLNITFRTTADDLFPLFDKYGEVVDIYIPRDRRTGDSRGFAFVRYKYEDEAQKAVDRLDGAPVLLTSGNRCLPSAGCDWIVVHFVRVLFAGRVVDGREIMVQFAKYGPNAERINKGRIVEPLPRSRGRSRSHSPRRWYRDDYRDDYRDRDYRRRSRSRSRDRYSRDSYRERDYRHRSRSRSPDGYKKHGRDSLSPPRRSPSRSRSRSRSYSPDDNKRRGRDSSASPASRSPSRTPPCKTSPSPERSPVRREHNDDRSPRSRSPST; encoded by the exons ATGTCGCGCTTCGGGCGATCCGGCCCGCCGCCAATCCGCGACACCTACTCCCTCCTCGTCCTCAACATTACCTTCC GAACGACCGCTGATGACCTCTTCCCGCTATTCGACAAGTATGGCGAGGTCGTCGACATCTACATCCCCAGGGACCGCAG GACTGGTGACTCCCGAGGGTTCGCGTTCGTGAGGTACAAGTACGAGGACGAGGCGCAGAAGGCAGTTGATAGGCTCGATGGTGCGCCTGTGCTCCTTACCTCTGGAAATAGATGTTTGCCATCTGCGGGGTGTGATTGGATTGTTGTTCACTTCGTGCGTGTTTTGTTTGCAGGGAGAGTGGTAGATGGGAGAGAGATCATGGTGCAGTTTGCCAAATATGGCCCAAATGCTGAACGGAT TAATAAAGGGAGAATAGTGGAGCCACTAccaaggtcaagaggccgttCCAGAAGCCACAGTCCAAGACGGTG GTACCGTGATGATTATCGAGATGATTACCGGGATAGAGATTATAGAAGGCGAAGTCGGAGTCGGAGTAGAGATAGGTATTCACGTGACAGTTACAGAGAGAGGGATTATCGTCACCGTAGCAGGAGTCGCAGCCCTGATGGTTACAAGAAGCATGGGAGAGACAG TTTGTCTCCTCCACGTAGAAGTCCTAGTCGTAGCCGAAGCCGAAGTCGCAGCTACAGTCCTGATGATAACAAGAGGCGTGGCAGAGACAG CAGTGCATCACCTGCGAGTAGGAGCCCTAGCCGCACCCCACCTTGCAAGACATCACCTTCTCCTGAGAGATCTCCTGTCAGGCGCGAGCACAATGATGACCGGTCTCCACGTTCTCGGAGCCCTTCGACATGA
- the LOC120694540 gene encoding serine/arginine-rich splicing factor SC35-like isoform X4 yields the protein MSRFGRSGPPPIRDTYSLLVLNITFRTTADDLFPLFDKYGEVVDIYIPRDRRTGDSRGFAFVRYKYEDEAQKAVDRLDGRVVDGREIMVQFAKYGPNAERINKGRIVEPLPRSRGRSRSHSPRRWYRDDYRDDYRDRDYRRRSRSRSRDRYSRDSYRERDYRHRSRSRSPDGYKKHGRDSLSPPRRSPSRSRSRSRSYSPDDNKRRGRDSASPASRSPSRTPPCKTSPSPERSPVRREHNDDRSPRSRSPST from the exons ATGTCGCGCTTCGGGCGATCCGGCCCGCCGCCAATCCGCGACACCTACTCCCTCCTCGTCCTCAACATTACCTTCC GAACGACCGCTGATGACCTCTTCCCGCTATTCGACAAGTATGGCGAGGTCGTCGACATCTACATCCCCAGGGACCGCAG GACTGGTGACTCCCGAGGGTTCGCGTTCGTGAGGTACAAGTACGAGGACGAGGCGCAGAAGGCAGTTGATAGGCTCGATG GGAGAGTGGTAGATGGGAGAGAGATCATGGTGCAGTTTGCCAAATATGGCCCAAATGCTGAACGGAT TAATAAAGGGAGAATAGTGGAGCCACTAccaaggtcaagaggccgttCCAGAAGCCACAGTCCAAGACGGTG GTACCGTGATGATTATCGAGATGATTACCGGGATAGAGATTATAGAAGGCGAAGTCGGAGTCGGAGTAGAGATAGGTATTCACGTGACAGTTACAGAGAGAGGGATTATCGTCACCGTAGCAGGAGTCGCAGCCCTGATGGTTACAAGAAGCATGGGAGAGACAG TTTGTCTCCTCCACGTAGAAGTCCTAGTCGTAGCCGAAGCCGAAGTCGCAGCTACAGTCCTGATGATAACAAGAGGCGTGGCAGAGACAG TGCATCACCTGCGAGTAGGAGCCCTAGCCGCACCCCACCTTGCAAGACATCACCTTCTCCTGAGAGATCTCCTGTCAGGCGCGAGCACAATGATGACCGGTCTCCACGTTCTCGGAGCCCTTCGACATGA
- the LOC120694543 gene encoding transcription elongation factor SPT4 homolog 1-like translates to MRGGGGGMMDDDDRVTHAQIPTSFGPELRACLRCRLVKTYDQFRQNGCENCPFLEMDKEHDNVVNCTTPNFTGIISLMDPSRSWAARWLRIGRFIPGCYTLAVSEELPEEYQGICQDNNVQYVPPKRV, encoded by the exons atgaggggtggcggcggcgggatgatGGACGACGACGACCGGGTGACCCACGCGCAGATCCCGACCAGCTTCGGCCCCGAGCTGCGGGCCTGCCTCCGATGCCGCCTCGTCAAGACCTACGACCAG TTCAGGCAGAACGGCTGCGAGAACTGCCCGTTCCTGGAGATGGACAAGGAGCACGACAATGTGGTCAACTGCACTACGCCGAACTTCACTGG AATAATCTCTCTGATGGACCCCAGTAGGAGTTGGGCTGCTCGTTGGTTGAGAATTG GTAGGTTCATTCCAGGGTGCTACACACTGGCAGTCTCAGAGGAGCTTCCGGAAGAGTACCAG GGGATTTGCCAGGACAACAACGTGCAGTACGTGCCGCCCAAGCGTGTCTAA